From a region of the Coffea arabica cultivar ET-39 chromosome 3e, Coffea Arabica ET-39 HiFi, whole genome shotgun sequence genome:
- the LOC113737092 gene encoding UPF0481 protein At3g47200-like, whose product MSTDARTARISNCIREKLSGLSDTGIRAASNERCIFKVRERIQSQIEGPYEPQMVSIGPYHRGKPGLQLMEKYKLIYLKQLLQRTGEGNLEICVAAMANLEGVAQSWYSDEKISHDGDDGFVEMMLLDGCFILELVWKINLPTQSTDGILSDALFIDLLGIENQVPFFILVELFHKTNSDSGARSKFNDSAQRLIDFIILACDSTENEYVVDDDQVIHLLDLVYKARTSSFAAKFIALGPRIGIPEDDPFSLYHITSASELQEINAVEFVDSGKGPWLEITWENGVVKIPRFMVHVDTERLLRNLIRYEQHYTRHHKGTREHINDYAIFMGSLIKSARDVEVLRHSKIIINKLNDDQAVSTMFRQVSGGIYPGKGFCYAGVFSEVEKYAKRWWTKLRRTYFNTPWSPISFVAAVVGLILTFLQTFYAIRPVGRN is encoded by the coding sequence ATGTCCACCGACGCCAGAACTGCCCGAATTTCTAATTGTATCCGAGAAAAGCTTTCTGGGCTATCAGATACTGGCATTAGGGCGGCATCAAATGAGCGATGCATATTCAAGGTCCGTGAGAGAATACAAAGTCAAATCGAAGGGCCATATGAACCACAAATGGTTTCAATCGGACCTTATCACCGCGGTAAGCCGGGGTTGCAATTAATGGAAAAGTATAAGCTGATTTACTTGAAACAGCTTCTTCAGCGAACAGGTGAGGGAAATCTAGAGATTTGCGTTGCGGCCATGGCAAATCTTGAAGGAGTAGCTCAGAGTTGGTACTCCGATGAAAAGATCAGTCATGATGGTGACGACGGCTTTGTGGAGATGATGCTTCTTGATGGCTGCTTCATACTCGAGCTGGTATGGAAAATTAATCTCCCCACACAATCTACAGATGGCATTTTATCGGACGCACTATTCATAGACCTATTAGGAATCGAAAATCAAGTCCCTTTCTTCATCCTTGTTGAATTGTTTCACAAGACCAACTCTGACTCTGGCGCCAGAAGCAAATTTAATGATTCGGCTCAGCGTCTAATTGATTTCATAATTCTTGCTTGTGACAGCACAGAGAATGAATATGTTGTTGATGATGATCAGGTCATTCATCTACTTGACCTTGTCTACAAAGCCCGGACCTCTTCGTTTGCTGCAAAATTTATTGCTCTTGGTCCAAGGATTGGTATTCCGGAGGATGATCCTTTCTCACTGTATCATATAACTTCTGCCAGTGAATTACAAGAAATTAATGCGGTTGAGTTCGTAGATAGTGGGAAAGGACCATGGCTTGAGATTACTTGGGAAAATGGTGTGGTAAAAATCCCTCgttttatggttcatgttgatacAGAACGTCTGCTCAGAAACTTAATTCGCTACGAACAGCATTACACCCGTCATCATAAGGGCACGAGGGAGCATATAAATGATTATGCAATATTCATGGGAAGTCTCATAAAGTCTGCTAGGGACGTTGAGGTACTGCGTCACAGTAAAATTATTATCAACAAGTTGAATGATGATCAGGCTGTCTCTACCATGTTTCGTCAGGTCAGCGGAGGTATTTACCCCGGCAAAGGCTTTTGTTACGCGGGTGTATTCAGTGAAGTGGAAAAGTATGCCAAAAGATGGTGGACGAAGCTCAGGAGGACCTACTTCAACACCCCCTGGTCCCCCATTTCATTTGTTGCTGCAGTTGTTGGGCTTATCCTGACTTTTCTCCAGACCTTTTATGCCATCCGGCCAGTGGGAAGAAATTAG